A window of Micrococcales bacterium contains these coding sequences:
- a CDS encoding riboflavin synthase, whose amino-acid sequence MFTGLVEEMGTVTRFDTAGSGARLEVQGPGVLQGAGLGDSIAVSGVCLTVSELEDDRFAADVMAETLRHTTLGDMRAGSRVNLERALPANGRLGGHIVLGHVDGTSQLTSRTEAKDWDDFVFELPLALARYAARKGSISVDGVSLTITDVVDAGPGQDRGSFGVSLIPTTLRQTSLGLLLPGDRVNLEMDVIAKYVERLTQ is encoded by the coding sequence ATGTTTACCGGACTGGTTGAAGAAATGGGCACTGTGACGCGCTTTGACACGGCTGGCTCTGGCGCCCGGCTCGAGGTCCAAGGACCCGGGGTTCTGCAAGGCGCCGGCCTGGGCGATTCGATCGCCGTGTCCGGGGTTTGCCTAACCGTCTCGGAGCTGGAGGATGACCGTTTCGCGGCCGACGTCATGGCCGAGACCCTGCGCCACACCACCCTTGGCGACATGCGCGCCGGGTCAAGGGTCAACCTGGAGCGGGCACTACCGGCCAATGGGCGCCTGGGCGGCCATATTGTTCTAGGGCACGTTGACGGCACCAGCCAGCTGACTAGCCGGACTGAAGCCAAGGACTGGGATGATTTCGTGTTCGAGTTGCCGCTGGCGCTGGCGCGCTACGCCGCTCGTAAAGGTTCGATCAGCGTTGACGGTGTCTCGCTGACCATTACCGACGTGGTCGACGCTGGGCCGGGCCAGGACAGGGGCAGTTTTGGAGTCTCACTGATTCCGACAACATTGCGTCAAACCAGCCTGGGCCTTTTGCTGCCAGGTGACCGGGTCAACCTCGAAATGGACGTTATCGCCAAATACGTCGAGCGGCTGACTCAATGA
- the rpe gene encoding ribulose-phosphate 3-epimerase produces the protein MSIRIAPSILAADLSNLTAEMGRVATADLIHVDVMDGVFVPNLTMGQPVVERLGQVSPLPLDVHLMISEPDRWALDFALPGVEMVTFHLEAATGPVRLANHLHQAGVKVGLAINPGTPVAWLEDLIDEIDVILVMGVEPGFAGQDFIERSIDKLTQARALAAQANHPVSVELDGGANRQRMARIVAAGADIVVAGAAVFGAEDPAGEVSALRRAVDGPKPRPVNNHPKPGPRPGPPPSLAFR, from the coding sequence ATGTCGATTCGGATTGCGCCTTCAATCCTGGCCGCGGATCTGTCCAACCTGACAGCTGAGATGGGCCGGGTGGCTACGGCTGACCTGATCCACGTTGATGTCATGGACGGAGTTTTTGTGCCCAACTTGACCATGGGACAGCCTGTGGTCGAGCGGCTGGGACAGGTCAGCCCATTGCCACTTGATGTGCATCTGATGATTAGCGAACCGGATCGCTGGGCCCTTGACTTCGCCCTGCCAGGGGTTGAAATGGTGACTTTCCATCTCGAAGCTGCTACGGGGCCAGTTCGCCTGGCCAACCATTTGCACCAGGCCGGTGTCAAAGTGGGTCTGGCCATCAATCCCGGTACACCAGTGGCTTGGCTCGAAGACTTGATCGACGAAATCGACGTCATCCTGGTGATGGGCGTTGAACCTGGTTTTGCCGGGCAGGATTTCATCGAACGCTCAATTGACAAACTGACCCAAGCCCGGGCCTTGGCCGCCCAAGCCAACCACCCGGTTTCGGTTGAACTTGACGGCGGCGCCAACCGCCAACGCATGGCCCGAATAGTCGCCGCCGGGGCGGATATAGTCGTGGCCGGGGCGGCCGTCTTCGGGGCCGAGGACCCGGCCGGTGAGGTGAGCGCCTTGCGCAGGGCAGTTGACGGTCCCAAACCCCGACCAGTCAACAACCACCCCAAACCCGGCCCTAGGCCAGGCCCGCCGCCGAGCCTGGCCTTTCGGTGA
- a CDS encoding DUF3866 family protein has translation MIEPIQWTEGRVVGIEAERPGVQELTCQVGGQLVPALAYTDLVGQLRPEDQVYLNCRALELGLGTGGQAFVLTPPLPHLGPAKTKPSDRVATLPGQTKAEMTAEDSGYLVKARYTPLQVVAKGVDSPFSPHHGVLQVAQGLDQMPVVTADLHSSLPAICAGLWDGHPAPRIAYVMTDGAALPLALSRAVDQLRHFGLIDSVITAGQAFGGDYEAVSVHSALLAARHVVEADVAVVIQGPGNLGSDTPWGFSGLAAGEAINAAGILGGRPVGCLRLSGADRRQRHQGLSHHSTTAYGQVALMPADLVLPELTGELAQLGHSVEAALADLVAPRGRHRMVRIPTDGLMAAMRALADAGIGFNTMGRSLDQDPAAFLAAAAAGRYLAGLCRRQDLAQPLDPAERCGGSAGLDR, from the coding sequence GTGATCGAGCCGATTCAGTGGACGGAGGGTCGAGTCGTGGGCATCGAGGCAGAGCGTCCCGGCGTCCAGGAGTTGACCTGCCAAGTTGGTGGCCAACTGGTGCCGGCCTTGGCCTACACCGATCTGGTTGGACAGCTGCGACCTGAAGATCAGGTCTACCTCAACTGCCGGGCGTTGGAGCTGGGTCTGGGAACGGGTGGTCAGGCCTTTGTCCTCACCCCCCCACTCCCCCACCTGGGCCCAGCCAAAACCAAACCCAGCGACCGGGTAGCAACTCTGCCTGGCCAAACTAAGGCTGAGATGACTGCCGAAGACTCTGGCTATTTGGTCAAGGCCCGCTATACGCCCCTCCAAGTGGTGGCCAAAGGCGTCGATTCGCCGTTTTCGCCCCATCATGGCGTACTGCAAGTGGCGCAGGGTCTGGACCAGATGCCGGTAGTGACGGCTGATCTCCACTCTTCGCTACCGGCAATTTGCGCCGGGCTTTGGGATGGCCACCCGGCGCCACGCATTGCCTATGTCATGACCGATGGCGCCGCCCTACCGCTGGCCTTGTCCCGGGCTGTTGACCAACTGCGCCACTTTGGGCTCATCGATTCTGTCATTACCGCAGGTCAAGCCTTTGGCGGCGACTACGAGGCGGTTTCTGTCCACTCCGCCCTACTGGCCGCCCGCCACGTCGTTGAGGCGGATGTGGCGGTAGTTATTCAAGGGCCGGGCAATCTCGGTTCGGACACACCTTGGGGTTTTTCCGGTTTGGCGGCCGGTGAGGCCATCAACGCGGCCGGCATTCTGGGCGGACGCCCGGTCGGTTGCCTCAGGCTGTCTGGGGCGGACAGGCGTCAACGGCATCAGGGTTTGTCCCATCACTCGACCACGGCCTACGGGCAGGTCGCCTTGATGCCGGCGGATTTGGTCTTGCCTGAACTGACCGGTGAGCTGGCCCAATTGGGTCACTCGGTCGAGGCCGCCCTGGCGGATCTGGTGGCGCCACGAGGCCGTCACCGGATGGTCAGGATTCCTACTGACGGGCTGATGGCCGCTATGCGCGCCCTGGCCGATGCCGGCATCGGCTTCAACACGATGGGGCGCAGCCTCGACCAAGACCCGGCGGCCTTCCTGGCGGCGGCGGCAGCCGGCCGCTACCTAGCTGGGCTGTGCCGGCGCCAAGACCTCGCCCAACCACTCGACCCAGCCGAGCGGTGTGGTGGCTCTGCCGGCCTCGACCGCTAG
- the ribA gene encoding GTP cyclohydrolase II: MITTGTIEQALDEIKAGRPVLVADASDRENEADAIIAAQDVSEDWIAWIIRHSSGYLCAPMTAGRADALALPLMVPNSQDPRRTAYTVTVDAANGVTTGISAGDRATTLRVLADPKAGPGELIRPGHVLPLRAVPGGVLHRGGHTEAAVDLCRLASVPPVAAIAELVRDDGAMMRLPEAARLAAQEGLIVITIADLVAWRRAHGDFAPDLSDQSRPGGIGLSQNPPGSGLSAEARVVRTNQAALPTAHGDFDLIGYRDQVSGAEHVALVPPDRPGNLVRVHSECLTGDAFGSQRCDCGPQLARAMAMVAEQGGAVVYLTGHEGRGIGLRAKIDAYALQDSGLDTVQANLELGWPADRREYGAAAAILKDLGLDQIRLLTNNPAKVEGLRAHGTVVETVEPIVAGLNSHNVDYLRTKAKQMGHRLTAQLIKEMTAT, translated from the coding sequence ATGATCACTACCGGGACTATTGAGCAGGCCCTTGACGAGATCAAAGCCGGCCGGCCGGTCCTAGTTGCTGATGCCTCTGATCGCGAAAACGAGGCCGACGCCATAATCGCTGCTCAGGACGTTTCCGAAGACTGGATTGCCTGGATCATTCGCCACTCTTCGGGTTATCTTTGCGCCCCGATGACGGCGGGGAGGGCTGATGCCTTAGCCCTTCCCTTGATGGTGCCTAACTCCCAAGATCCGCGCCGCACGGCCTACACGGTCACCGTGGACGCCGCCAATGGAGTGACGACGGGCATTTCGGCCGGCGACCGGGCCACCACGCTGCGGGTCTTGGCTGATCCAAAAGCCGGGCCGGGCGAGCTTATCCGTCCGGGCCACGTCCTGCCGCTAAGGGCAGTACCCGGTGGCGTTTTGCACCGAGGTGGCCACACCGAGGCGGCCGTCGATCTTTGCCGCCTGGCCTCAGTCCCGCCGGTGGCCGCCATTGCCGAGCTGGTTCGGGACGACGGAGCCATGATGCGCCTACCCGAGGCCGCCCGTTTGGCCGCCCAAGAGGGCCTGATAGTCATTACCATTGCCGACCTAGTGGCTTGGCGCCGCGCCCACGGCGACTTTGCGCCGGACCTTTCAGATCAAAGCCGGCCTGGCGGCATCGGCCTCAGCCAAAACCCACCAGGCAGCGGTCTGAGCGCCGAAGCCCGCGTAGTGCGCACCAACCAGGCAGCCCTGCCCACCGCCCACGGCGATTTCGACTTGATTGGCTACCGCGACCAAGTCAGTGGCGCCGAGCATGTCGCCCTGGTGCCACCAGACCGCCCTGGCAACCTGGTCCGGGTCCACTCAGAATGCCTGACCGGTGATGCTTTCGGCTCGCAGCGCTGCGACTGCGGCCCACAGCTGGCCCGGGCCATGGCGATGGTGGCTGAACAAGGCGGGGCCGTGGTCTACTTGACCGGCCACGAGGGCCGGGGCATTGGCCTGAGGGCCAAAATCGACGCCTACGCCCTGCAAGACTCCGGGCTCGATACGGTTCAGGCCAACCTTGAACTTGGCTGGCCAGCAGATCGACGCGAATACGGTGCGGCGGCGGCCATTTTGAAGGACCTAGGCCTCGATCAGATCCGGCTGCTAACCAACAACCCAGCCAAAGTTGAAGGCCTGCGGGCCCACGGCACGGTTGTTGAGACTGTCGAACCGATTGTGGCTGGCCTCAACAGCCACAATGTTGACTACCTACGGACCAAGGCCAAGCAAATGGGCCACCGACTGACGGCCCAATTAATTAAGGAGATGACAGCAACATGA
- a CDS encoding phosphoribosyl-ATP diphosphatase encodes MKTFDQLYQQLLEREKLRPATSESARLLDAGVHQIGKKLVEEAAEAWMAAEYESDEQVALEVSQLLYYAQLLLVARSVPMTMVFERL; translated from the coding sequence GTGAAGACCTTTGACCAGCTATATCAGCAGTTGCTCGAACGGGAAAAGCTGCGTCCAGCCACCTCTGAGTCAGCCCGGCTGCTGGATGCGGGCGTACATCAAATCGGCAAAAAGCTGGTTGAAGAGGCTGCTGAGGCCTGGATGGCGGCCGAGTATGAAAGCGACGAACAGGTCGCCCTTGAGGTCTCCCAGCTGCTCTACTACGCCCAGCTGCTCCTGGTGGCCCGGTCGGTACCGATGACAATGGTCTTTGAGAGGCTCTAA
- the hisG gene encoding ATP phosphoribosyltransferase, translating into MLRLAIPNKGSLSEPAVAILKAAGYAQRRESRELVLVDPTAGVEFFYLRPRDVAVYVGAGTVDAGITGRDLLMDSGAAATEALALGFGDSTFRFAAPPGLIDQVEQLQGQRVATAYPGLVSGYLKNRRIDAAVVRLDGAVESAIQLGVADAVADVVSTGTTLRAAGLTVFGESILDSEAILIRRQAALSQPDTFEVLLRRLQGVLVARRYVLMDYDVPIDQVERAVSITPGLESPTVSPLHDKQWVAVRAMVPANATNELMDRLYQVGARAILITKILACRL; encoded by the coding sequence ATGCTACGACTAGCCATCCCCAACAAGGGCTCACTATCAGAACCGGCCGTCGCCATCCTCAAAGCGGCCGGTTACGCCCAACGGCGCGAAAGCCGCGAATTGGTCTTAGTCGACCCGACAGCCGGGGTCGAATTCTTCTATCTTCGACCTCGCGACGTGGCGGTCTATGTTGGCGCTGGCACAGTCGATGCCGGCATCACCGGCCGGGACCTGCTTATGGATTCTGGGGCGGCCGCCACTGAGGCGCTGGCCTTGGGCTTTGGCGACTCGACTTTCCGTTTCGCCGCACCGCCGGGCCTAATTGACCAGGTCGAGCAACTCCAAGGCCAGCGGGTGGCCACCGCCTATCCCGGGTTAGTATCCGGCTATCTGAAGAACCGGCGTATTGACGCCGCCGTAGTTCGCCTCGACGGGGCTGTTGAAAGCGCCATCCAACTGGGTGTGGCCGATGCCGTGGCAGATGTCGTTTCGACCGGCACAACACTTAGGGCTGCCGGGTTGACGGTCTTTGGCGAATCGATTTTGGATTCCGAGGCCATCCTGATTAGGCGCCAGGCGGCGCTGAGCCAACCAGACACCTTTGAGGTCCTACTTAGGCGTTTACAGGGTGTGTTGGTGGCCCGCAGATATGTCCTAATGGACTATGACGTGCCGATTGACCAGGTCGAACGGGCGGTTTCGATCACACCCGGGCTGGAATCGCCAACCGTCTCGCCGCTGCACGACAAACAGTGGGTGGCGGTTAGGGCAATGGTTCCGGCCAACGCCACCAATGAGCTGATGGATCGCCTCTATCAGGTTGGCGCCCGGGCCATTCTTATCACCAAGATCTTGGCCTGCCGCCTGTAG
- the ribH gene encoding 6,7-dimethyl-8-ribityllumazine synthase — MSGGAGVPGITVEPGCGQGLRLVVVAAQWHAEVAEGLLAGALAALDRSGAEVEVIRVPGAFELPVATLRALQAGADAAVALGVVIQGETPHFEYVCRAATEGLTQVALTTGKAVGFGVLTVDDAEQAIDRAGLPHSREDKGGEAATAALQTALVLRQLAG; from the coding sequence ATGAGCGGTGGGGCGGGTGTTCCTGGCATTACCGTTGAACCCGGCTGTGGCCAGGGTTTGCGCCTGGTGGTGGTGGCAGCGCAGTGGCACGCTGAGGTGGCTGAGGGGCTTCTGGCTGGCGCGCTGGCCGCGCTCGACCGCTCCGGAGCCGAGGTCGAGGTTATCCGGGTGCCCGGTGCCTTCGAGCTGCCGGTGGCGACGCTAAGGGCGTTGCAGGCCGGGGCCGATGCCGCTGTGGCCCTGGGCGTGGTCATCCAAGGCGAGACGCCGCACTTCGAGTACGTCTGCCGGGCCGCCACCGAGGGCCTAACTCAGGTCGCTTTGACCACCGGTAAAGCCGTCGGTTTTGGCGTCCTGACCGTCGACGATGCCGAACAGGCCATCGACCGGGCCGGGTTGCCGCATTCACGCGAAGACAAAGGTGGTGAAGCTGCCACCGCGGCCTTGCAAACGGCCCTGGTGCTGCGGCAACTGGCAGGCTAG
- the ribD gene encoding bifunctional diaminohydroxyphosphoribosylaminopyrimidine deaminase/5-amino-6-(5-phosphoribosylamino)uracil reductase RibD, with protein MNLDQALDRTFELAAQGRPEGPNPLVGCVIVSNDGQLLGQGFHAGAGTQHAETAALDAVKQAGLSPKGATLVVTLEPCAHQGRVGPCAPALVQAGIRRVVMAMAESNPDAAGGADHLRSHGVAVELAPIAAQARARELNLAWWHSVSTGRPFVTLKIAASLDGRIAAPDGTSQWITGRQARLHGHGLRAQVGAILIGSGTLRADDPALSARDPDGALARHQPLRLVMGHRPIWPEAAILGPGGETIQVASHDPNDVLQELAPRQIRHLLIEGGATVAGAWLSAGLVDRVMAYLAPVVLGNGRPAVVQPSVTSLSQAWRLATHQVTQLGSDVLIEARRLED; from the coding sequence ATGAACCTCGACCAAGCCCTCGACCGGACCTTCGAACTGGCGGCCCAGGGCCGCCCTGAGGGGCCCAATCCGCTAGTTGGCTGTGTCATCGTGTCCAATGACGGGCAGTTGCTGGGGCAGGGCTTCCACGCTGGGGCTGGCACCCAACACGCCGAGACGGCCGCGCTTGATGCCGTCAAGCAGGCCGGTTTGAGCCCCAAAGGGGCAACCCTGGTCGTCACATTGGAGCCATGCGCCCACCAGGGCCGGGTTGGACCGTGCGCGCCGGCTTTGGTCCAAGCCGGGATCCGGCGGGTGGTTATGGCCATGGCCGAGTCAAACCCAGACGCTGCCGGCGGGGCGGACCATCTGCGCAGTCACGGCGTGGCGGTGGAGCTGGCCCCAATCGCGGCCCAGGCCAGGGCGCGGGAGCTGAATTTGGCCTGGTGGCATTCGGTTTCCACCGGGCGACCTTTTGTCACACTCAAAATCGCGGCCAGCCTGGACGGTCGCATCGCCGCGCCGGATGGCACCTCGCAGTGGATCACCGGTCGTCAAGCTCGACTTCATGGCCATGGCCTCAGGGCCCAGGTCGGTGCCATCCTAATTGGCAGTGGCACGCTGAGGGCAGACGACCCGGCTCTAAGCGCTCGGGATCCAGATGGTGCGCTGGCGCGCCATCAGCCACTGCGTCTGGTCATGGGGCATCGACCAATTTGGCCCGAGGCGGCCATCTTGGGGCCTGGCGGTGAGACCATCCAGGTGGCGAGCCATGACCCAAACGACGTTTTGCAGGAGCTAGCGCCGCGACAGATCCGCCACCTTCTGATCGAAGGCGGCGCAACTGTGGCTGGAGCCTGGCTTTCGGCCGGGCTGGTCGACCGGGTAATGGCCTATCTGGCGCCGGTAGTCTTGGGCAATGGGCGTCCGGCCGTAGTACAACCCAGTGTGACCAGCCTGAGCCAAGCTTGGCGCTTGGCCACACACCAAGTCACGCAGCTGGGCTCGGATGTCCTGATCGAAGCCAGAAGGCTTGAGGACTAG
- a CDS encoding WYL domain-containing protein: protein MQAEQDPAVRLINLVVALRESKHGLTKQAVFAKIQGYAAGPAGDKMFDRDKTLLREMGLGLRTLPEAGFAGSERYTIDPDGYDMAPVDFTAEEGAILALAARAWRGGGLDETAQAALTKLRALGVEGGSGSVDLNLDPAGHVTGQLWQAIQTRQAVAFDYRTASTGQIKRRQVEPWRLMRRTTGWYLTGYDRSAGARRTFKLDRLAGPVTAQGPPGSFAAVRAGAIDDLPGQAGPDGLPASPSQARVFVSAEAARLLKLKGAAIRPLKQPAPHPGDAPGAGLVAEAVWQVDDLVAASRELAALAPAAKVESPTELAQMVEQLCRAAFNRHQGKPKEISRSIASPKPPRSRRVDSTSQRVGEMLALVNYLANRGQVSLDELGRHFDQSPEEIRSWLYLLWTCTGRPGLAGGDMVDFHFNEDETEVALQDAQLLDQPVRLTTTEAAVLMATLRGWLKARNLPQAEAAKSALAKLEAAFEAAGLGLDVEVPWAPPASDVLATARAAIVDGRALAIDYVDGQGRASHRQVDPLRLFADQNHWLLAAWDRTADDERYFRLDRIVKARQLKKASRSHDPGTGNQAGGFSGTGQYLADVVFDSPVRWRAEALERSGSDVELDAGALLVRLNVASEAWLSGLALALGGQVEVLTPSVLRQAVAERAGLGLDQ from the coding sequence GTGCAAGCAGAGCAGGACCCGGCCGTCCGTCTAATCAACCTGGTGGTGGCCCTGCGCGAATCAAAACATGGCCTGACCAAGCAGGCAGTTTTCGCCAAGATCCAGGGTTACGCCGCTGGCCCAGCTGGCGACAAAATGTTCGACCGGGACAAAACGTTGCTGCGGGAAATGGGACTCGGTTTGCGCACCCTGCCCGAGGCTGGCTTTGCCGGCTCAGAGCGCTACACGATTGACCCCGATGGCTACGACATGGCACCGGTTGACTTCACCGCAGAAGAAGGAGCCATCCTGGCTTTGGCCGCCCGGGCCTGGCGCGGCGGCGGATTGGACGAGACGGCCCAAGCCGCCTTGACCAAATTGCGGGCCCTTGGAGTTGAAGGCGGTTCTGGCTCAGTTGACCTGAATCTTGACCCCGCCGGTCACGTCACCGGCCAGTTGTGGCAAGCCATCCAGACCCGACAGGCGGTCGCCTTCGACTACCGCACCGCTTCGACCGGCCAGATCAAACGGCGTCAGGTTGAGCCGTGGCGTCTGATGAGGAGGACCACTGGCTGGTATTTGACCGGCTATGACCGCAGCGCCGGCGCCAGGCGGACCTTCAAGCTTGACCGGCTGGCCGGTCCCGTCACCGCCCAAGGACCCCCTGGCAGCTTTGCAGCTGTCCGGGCCGGCGCCATCGATGATCTTCCGGGCCAGGCCGGGCCGGATGGCTTGCCGGCATCGCCCAGCCAGGCCCGCGTTTTTGTCAGTGCCGAAGCCGCCAGACTACTCAAACTCAAAGGCGCTGCCATTAGGCCCCTCAAACAGCCTGCGCCTCACCCAGGCGATGCGCCTGGGGCTGGGCTGGTGGCAGAAGCAGTCTGGCAGGTCGATGATTTGGTGGCCGCCAGCCGTGAACTAGCCGCCCTAGCCCCGGCTGCCAAGGTCGAATCCCCAACCGAGCTGGCCCAGATGGTCGAGCAGCTTTGCCGCGCCGCCTTCAACCGCCATCAAGGCAAACCAAAAGAGATAAGCCGGTCAATTGCTTCGCCAAAGCCGCCACGCTCGCGCCGGGTGGATTCCACCAGCCAGCGAGTCGGGGAGATGCTCGCCCTGGTCAACTATCTAGCCAACCGCGGGCAGGTTTCTCTCGATGAGCTTGGGCGTCACTTTGACCAAAGCCCCGAAGAGATCCGCTCCTGGCTCTACCTGCTTTGGACCTGCACTGGAAGGCCCGGTTTGGCTGGTGGTGACATGGTCGACTTCCACTTCAACGAGGATGAAACGGAAGTTGCCCTGCAAGACGCCCAACTGCTTGACCAGCCAGTTCGGTTGACAACAACCGAGGCCGCCGTGCTTATGGCCACGCTCAGGGGTTGGTTGAAGGCTAGGAACCTGCCTCAAGCCGAGGCCGCCAAATCGGCTCTGGCCAAACTTGAAGCCGCCTTCGAAGCCGCCGGCCTGGGGCTCGATGTCGAGGTGCCCTGGGCGCCGCCCGCCAGCGACGTTTTGGCCACTGCCCGTGCCGCCATTGTTGATGGCCGGGCCCTGGCGATTGATTATGTTGACGGCCAAGGCCGGGCCAGCCATCGCCAGGTCGACCCACTTAGGTTATTCGCCGACCAAAACCATTGGCTTTTGGCCGCCTGGGACCGGACGGCCGATGACGAGCGGTACTTCCGCCTTGACCGAATTGTCAAAGCGCGGCAGCTGAAGAAGGCCAGTCGGTCGCATGATCCGGGCACTGGCAACCAGGCCGGTGGCTTTTCCGGGACTGGCCAGTATTTGGCCGATGTCGTTTTCGACTCGCCGGTGCGTTGGCGAGCCGAAGCCCTTGAACGCAGCGGCAGCGATGTCGAACTGGACGCAGGTGCCCTGCTGGTTCGCCTCAACGTCGCCTCCGAGGCCTGGCTTAGTGGCCTGGCCCTGGCCTTGGGTGGTCAGGTCGAGGTGCTGACCCCGTCTGTGCTGCGTCAGGCCGTGGCTGAGCGAGCCGGCCTTGGGCTGGACCAGTAG